One part of the Flavobacterium johnsoniae UW101 genome encodes these proteins:
- a CDS encoding efflux RND transporter permease subunit yields the protein MFNKFIHRPVFAIIISIIIVFIGTLSIKQLPISQFPQIAPTTVNIFIAYPGASADVLVKSTLITLENSLNGTQGVRYMATDATSAGEATLRIIFEPGTDPNEAVIRVKTRVDQVMPLLPELVQREGVVITPIQPSMLMYVNLYSKSKSMDEKFLYNYADVKMIPEISRVKGVARTQILGSRKYAMRVWLNPDRMRAYKISVEEVMQALQEQSIIGRPGRLGQSSGIAAQSLEYVLTYKGRYDEPKEYENVIVRANSEGESIRLKDIAKVELGSEFFDIYSNLDGHPSAAIVLKQNYGSNASDVINDVKAKLEEMKASFPPGMDYKISYDVSQFLDASIDQVVHTLRDAFILVALVVFVFLGDWRSTLIPIIAVPVSLIGAFFVIQIFGMSINLVTLFSLVLAIGIVVDNAIVVVEAVHAKFEEFPHITPYHAVKLVLGEIGGAIIAITAVMVSVFIPVSFMSGPVGTFYRQFSVTMSSSIIISAIVALTLTPVLCAILLKNNHGKEKKGNILTKSLDAFNRWFERLTSRYVIVLKAIVSRRVLTFGILIAFCAFIFIENRVLPSGFIPNEDQGTIYGIIQTPPGATLERTNQVAQKLQKICEKVEGVESVSSLAGYEIMTEGRGSNAGTCLINLKSWSERKHSVTQIMEELEKKSKDLGAVVEFFEPPAIPGFGSSGGFSMRLLDKTTGTNYQEFDKINKQFMSELGKRKELSGLFTFFAANYPQYELEINNDLAMQKGVSIGKAMENLNILIGSTYEQGFIKFGRFFKVYVQSDPKFRRLPSDILNLFVKNDHGKMVPYSAFMTLKKTQGPNEITRYNMYNSAAIQGQPAKGYTTADAIKAVQETALKTLPKGYDIAWEGLSYDEAGRGNESLYIFLMVLAFVYFVLAAQYESFIIPLSVILSIPVGILGSFVILQIMGLQNDIYAQIGLIMLVGLLGKNAVLIVEFAVLKHQQGATILEAAIEGAKVRFRPILMTSFAFIAGLIPLIFASGAGAIGNRTIGGSALGGMLFGTLFGVIIVPGLYYIFGSLAQGRKLIKGEEESSLSDDFMHHIDDFSTNNQTRENEE from the coding sequence ATGTTTAATAAATTTATACATAGACCCGTTTTTGCAATTATAATTTCGATTATAATTGTCTTTATAGGCACGCTGTCCATAAAACAGCTTCCTATATCGCAATTCCCGCAGATTGCGCCCACAACAGTAAATATCTTTATTGCTTATCCGGGAGCAAGTGCCGATGTATTGGTAAAATCTACTTTAATTACCTTAGAGAATTCGCTTAACGGCACGCAGGGTGTACGTTACATGGCGACAGATGCAACGAGTGCCGGAGAAGCAACACTCAGGATCATATTTGAACCGGGAACCGATCCTAATGAAGCTGTAATCAGGGTGAAAACAAGGGTCGATCAGGTAATGCCACTATTGCCTGAACTGGTTCAGCGTGAAGGAGTTGTCATCACTCCTATTCAGCCCAGCATGCTGATGTATGTGAACCTTTACTCGAAGAGCAAAAGCATGGACGAGAAGTTTCTCTACAACTATGCCGATGTAAAAATGATTCCAGAAATCAGCCGTGTAAAAGGTGTGGCCAGAACCCAGATATTAGGCAGCCGTAAATATGCGATGCGTGTTTGGCTGAATCCTGACCGAATGAGAGCGTATAAAATTTCTGTTGAAGAAGTCATGCAGGCGCTCCAGGAACAAAGCATTATCGGCCGTCCGGGAAGATTGGGCCAGAGTTCAGGCATTGCCGCACAATCCCTAGAATATGTGCTGACCTATAAAGGAAGATACGACGAGCCTAAAGAATATGAAAATGTAATTGTGCGCGCCAATTCTGAAGGCGAGAGCATTCGTTTAAAAGACATTGCAAAAGTGGAATTAGGAAGTGAGTTTTTCGATATTTACTCCAATCTGGACGGCCATCCTTCTGCCGCTATTGTACTGAAACAAAACTACGGAAGCAATGCTAGCGACGTCATTAATGACGTAAAAGCGAAACTCGAAGAAATGAAAGCCAGTTTTCCTCCTGGGATGGATTATAAGATCAGTTATGACGTTTCGCAGTTCTTAGATGCTTCTATCGATCAGGTGGTGCATACTTTAAGGGATGCATTTATCCTGGTTGCTTTAGTTGTATTTGTTTTTTTAGGAGATTGGCGCTCCACTTTAATTCCGATTATTGCGGTTCCAGTTTCTTTGATTGGAGCTTTCTTCGTGATCCAGATCTTTGGAATGTCAATCAACTTGGTAACACTCTTCTCTTTGGTGCTGGCAATCGGAATTGTGGTAGATAACGCGATTGTCGTCGTGGAGGCAGTCCATGCCAAGTTTGAAGAATTTCCACATATTACACCTTATCATGCTGTAAAATTAGTTCTTGGCGAGATTGGAGGTGCTATTATTGCTATTACAGCTGTTATGGTTTCTGTATTTATTCCCGTTTCGTTTATGTCGGGCCCAGTTGGAACTTTCTACAGACAATTTTCGGTTACCATGTCAAGTTCGATTATCATTTCGGCAATCGTGGCTTTAACCCTTACTCCTGTTCTTTGTGCAATTCTTTTGAAAAATAATCATGGAAAAGAGAAAAAAGGAAATATCCTCACCAAGTCTCTTGATGCTTTCAACAGATGGTTTGAAAGGCTTACAAGCCGTTATGTTATTGTTTTAAAGGCCATCGTAAGCCGAAGAGTTTTAACTTTTGGAATCCTGATTGCCTTCTGCGCTTTTATCTTTATAGAAAATAGAGTACTCCCTTCAGGGTTTATTCCAAATGAAGATCAGGGAACTATTTACGGCATCATCCAAACGCCGCCAGGTGCGACTTTAGAGAGAACCAATCAGGTAGCCCAGAAACTGCAGAAAATCTGTGAAAAGGTGGAAGGGGTTGAATCGGTTTCTTCTCTGGCTGGTTACGAAATCATGACCGAAGGACGCGGATCTAATGCCGGAACCTGTCTGATTAACCTGAAATCATGGTCTGAGAGAAAACATTCCGTAACCCAAATCATGGAAGAACTGGAAAAGAAATCTAAAGATCTGGGGGCTGTTGTCGAATTTTTTGAACCCCCTGCAATTCCTGGTTTTGGTTCTTCCGGTGGTTTTTCTATGCGTTTACTGGATAAAACAACCGGTACCAATTACCAAGAGTTTGATAAAATCAACAAGCAGTTTATGTCCGAACTCGGCAAACGCAAAGAACTCTCCGGTTTGTTTACTTTTTTTGCCGCCAATTATCCGCAGTACGAATTGGAGATCAATAATGATCTGGCAATGCAAAAAGGGGTCTCTATTGGAAAAGCGATGGAAAACCTTAACATTTTAATCGGAAGTACATACGAACAGGGATTCATCAAATTTGGACGTTTTTTTAAAGTATATGTACAGTCTGATCCAAAATTCAGAAGGCTTCCATCTGATATATTGAATCTCTTTGTAAAAAATGATCATGGAAAAATGGTTCCTTACTCCGCCTTTATGACTCTTAAAAAAACGCAGGGTCCTAATGAGATCACGCGTTACAATATGTACAATTCTGCCGCTATTCAGGGCCAGCCAGCAAAAGGATACACCACTGCGGATGCTATCAAAGCGGTACAGGAAACGGCTCTTAAAACACTTCCTAAAGGATATGATATTGCATGGGAGGGCCTTTCCTATGATGAAGCCGGAAGAGGTAACGAATCGCTTTACATCTTCTTGATGGTATTGGCTTTCGTTTATTTTGTATTGGCCGCGCAATACGAGAGTTTTATTATTCCGCTGTCTGTGATTTTATCTATTCCTGTTGGAATTTTAGGCTCTTTTGTCATTCTGCAGATTATGGGTCTGCAAAACGACATTTACGCCCAAATTGGGCTCATCATGCTTGTCGGACTGCTAGGAAAGAACGCCGTGCTGATAGTCGAATTTGCCGTGCTCAAGCATCAGCAGGGGGCGACAATTCTAGAAGCGGCCATTGAAGGCGCTAAAGTCCGTTTCAGACCGATCTTAATGACATCATTTGCCTTTATTGCCGGTTTAATTCCGTTGATTTTTGCTTCTGGAGCTGGCGCAATCGGTAACAGGACTATTGGAGGATCTGCACTTGGAGGAATGCTTTTCGGAACCCTTTTCGGAGTAATAATTGTCCCTGGACTATACTACATTTTTGGCTCATTGGCACAGGGCCGAAAACTAATTAAAGGAGAAGAAGAAAGTTCATTATCGGATGATTTCATGCATCATATTGATGATTTTTCAACAAATAATCAAACACGGGAAAATGAAGAATAA
- a CDS encoding TIGR00341 family protein, with protein MRKITDILNLREGEDDREKTLETVKKNISFKGANLWILACAIIVASVGLNVNSTAVIIGAMLISPLMGPIVGAGFALGIYDFSLLKKSLKNLLNATVVSLVVSTLYFYLSPFKDVQSELLARTSPNIYDILIAFFGGVVGVIAVTRSEKGNPIPGVAIATALMPPLCTAGYGIATAQWTFFLGAFYLYCINCVFIGIATFLIIKYLNYPAVKQVDEKQQQRVKYIIAFLITAMLVPSSYLAYSLYREQQFKKNVELFVDSEFSSKGYTVVYKKTDFNAKQKKLELAFLSKRFSDKEIQSLKNRLNSNKYLAGTSLRIRQDSTDRFNDIKGDILNQIKSSENEMNVKDVKIIQLEKELKKNKFDNKQLLNEIRTLFPDVHSLSIAKNTLVNYKDSTSTITAVIYDASKNLTAEDSEKLTKWLNERLLVKDAALFKRQ; from the coding sequence ATGAGAAAAATTACTGACATTCTGAATCTTAGAGAAGGAGAAGACGACAGAGAAAAAACACTGGAGACCGTTAAAAAAAACATTTCCTTTAAAGGAGCTAATCTTTGGATACTGGCCTGCGCCATAATTGTGGCCTCGGTGGGGCTTAATGTAAACTCAACAGCGGTAATCATTGGTGCGATGCTGATATCCCCTCTGATGGGGCCTATTGTAGGGGCCGGTTTTGCCCTTGGCATTTATGACTTTTCACTGCTTAAAAAATCACTCAAAAACCTGCTCAATGCAACGGTTGTGAGTCTGGTGGTCTCCACGCTTTATTTTTACCTGAGTCCTTTCAAGGACGTTCAGTCGGAGCTTCTGGCGAGAACCTCCCCGAACATTTACGATATTCTTATCGCTTTTTTTGGCGGTGTTGTCGGTGTCATTGCCGTTACGCGTTCAGAGAAAGGAAATCCTATTCCCGGAGTAGCTATTGCAACGGCTTTAATGCCGCCTTTATGCACGGCAGGTTACGGGATTGCAACTGCCCAGTGGACCTTTTTTCTAGGAGCTTTCTACCTTTATTGCATCAACTGCGTTTTTATAGGTATCGCCACTTTTCTAATCATAAAATACCTGAATTATCCTGCTGTTAAACAGGTGGATGAAAAACAGCAGCAAAGGGTTAAGTATATTATTGCTTTTCTCATTACTGCCATGCTGGTTCCCAGCAGTTATCTTGCTTATTCTCTATACAGGGAACAGCAGTTTAAAAAAAATGTAGAGCTTTTTGTTGACAGTGAGTTCAGCAGCAAGGGTTATACAGTGGTTTATAAAAAGACTGATTTTAACGCGAAGCAGAAAAAACTCGAACTTGCTTTCCTGTCCAAACGATTTTCCGATAAGGAGATTCAAAGCCTTAAAAACAGGCTCAACAGCAATAAATACCTTGCCGGCACCAGCCTTCGCATTAGACAGGACAGCACCGACCGCTTTAACGACATAAAAGGCGATATATTAAATCAGATCAAGAGCAGTGAAAACGAAATGAATGTAAAAGATGTTAAAATAATCCAGCTGGAAAAAGAGCTGAAAAAAAACAAATTTGACAACAAACAGCTTTTAAATGAAATAAGAACCTTATTTCCTGATGTCCATTCGCTTTCCATTGCCAAAAATACTTTAGTGAATTATAAAGACAGCACCTCAACGATCACCGCTGTAATTTACGATGCCTCAAAAAACCTAACGGCAGAGGATAGTGAAAAACTGACCAAATGGCTCAATGAACGTCTTTTAGTGAAAGATGCCGCATTGTTTAAAAGACAGTAA
- a CDS encoding M14 family metallopeptidase yields the protein MKNLLFFLFSILIFQTAQSQKNSLKKILVLQQPGIKDTIFHLSTLDSIRADLPATLIKGSQSGPTFTITAGIHGMEYPAIASLLQLRREINPQKLKGNLIIIPIMNLQSFYQRTPFVNPSDNLNLNRVFPGNKTGSITEVIADFITTQVFDATDVFLDLHGGDVNEDLIPFICYYDNKEFKEQTRLVSRLSENSGFSTIVSYPYVIAEGRPAMYAFKQAVRLGIPALSIEIGKLGNCEKSDVSFTKNAVYLMLKELQMYESKKVIPGAPAKNKYNRQAYVPGPGQGLFYSSFKAGSRVIKEEEIGYITDVFGRNVKIITAPQSGTILYKAGRLPVNEGETLFCIGYKAVN from the coding sequence ATGAAAAATTTACTCTTTTTTTTATTTTCTATACTAATATTTCAAACAGCACAGTCTCAAAAAAATTCTTTAAAAAAGATCTTAGTCCTGCAGCAGCCAGGTATCAAAGACACCATATTTCATTTAAGCACCCTGGATTCCATTAGGGCAGATCTACCCGCAACTCTAATTAAAGGCAGCCAGAGCGGTCCCACTTTTACAATAACGGCAGGTATTCACGGAATGGAATATCCCGCTATAGCCTCTTTGCTGCAGCTTCGCAGGGAAATAAATCCTCAAAAACTTAAAGGAAATTTAATCATTATTCCCATCATGAACCTGCAGTCCTTCTACCAAAGAACTCCTTTTGTAAACCCCTCTGACAACCTGAACTTAAACCGCGTTTTTCCAGGAAACAAAACAGGAAGTATCACCGAGGTAATTGCTGATTTTATAACCACTCAGGTTTTTGACGCCACGGACGTGTTTCTGGATCTGCATGGCGGGGATGTCAATGAAGATCTCATACCCTTTATCTGTTATTACGATAACAAGGAATTCAAAGAGCAGACCCGGCTGGTTTCCCGTCTTAGTGAAAACAGCGGTTTTTCCACCATTGTGAGTTATCCCTATGTCATCGCCGAAGGCCGGCCGGCGATGTATGCCTTTAAGCAGGCCGTAAGGCTGGGCATCCCGGCGCTAAGCATTGAAATTGGAAAGCTTGGCAACTGCGAGAAGTCAGATGTTTCCTTTACTAAAAATGCAGTTTACCTCATGCTCAAAGAGCTGCAAATGTATGAAAGCAAAAAAGTGATACCAGGTGCTCCTGCAAAAAACAAATATAACAGGCAGGCCTACGTTCCAGGACCCGGCCAGGGATTATTTTACAGCAGTTTTAAAGCAGGAAGCAGAGTTATAAAAGAAGAGGAAATTGGCTATATCACAGATGTTTTTGGCCGTAATGTGAAAATAATCACCGCGCCCCAAAGCGGCACAATTCTCTATAAGGCAGGAAGACTGCCGGTAAACGAAGGCGAAACATTATTCTGTATCGGCTATAAGGCTGTGAATTAA
- the nhaA gene encoding Na+/H+ antiporter NhaA, with the protein MAKLINLKIFTHFFRSSAAGGILLLICVLVSLIVANTGLGVHFNDFLGYPLGFEAAGLQLRYPILLWINDGLMAVFFLLVGLEIKREVIEGELSSLRHAALPVLAAVGGVIIPALIYFLFNGQSPDTAKGWGIPMATDIAFALGILSLLGDKVPSGLKIFLAALAIVDDLIAILVIAVFYSSELHFLYLGYAGGIFVLLMVFNRLGVKNLFFYLLPGAVMWYFIHHSGIHATIAGVLTALTLPTNQEDKDSPLEKLEHALARPVNFIIMPVFALANTNIAFESEMLQGLTGNLGLGIILGLVLGKPIGIFVMSWLSVKIRAADLPAQTTWTHVLGLGLLGGIGFTMSIFIALLSFQEQAYQNEAKFAILTASVLAGAAGFILLSSYNKNKQEQ; encoded by the coding sequence ATGGCAAAACTTATAAATCTCAAAATTTTCACGCATTTTTTCCGATCTTCCGCAGCAGGAGGGATTCTGCTTTTAATTTGTGTGCTGGTTTCTCTTATAGTGGCCAATACGGGGCTCGGAGTACATTTTAATGATTTTCTGGGGTATCCTTTGGGATTTGAAGCAGCGGGCCTGCAGCTGCGGTATCCGATCCTGCTGTGGATCAACGATGGTTTGATGGCTGTTTTTTTTCTCCTGGTAGGTCTTGAAATAAAAAGGGAAGTGATAGAAGGTGAGCTTTCTTCTCTTCGCCATGCCGCCCTGCCGGTTCTGGCAGCTGTTGGAGGGGTTATCATTCCCGCATTGATTTACTTTCTTTTTAACGGACAAAGTCCTGATACTGCCAAAGGATGGGGAATCCCAATGGCTACCGATATTGCTTTTGCTCTTGGAATACTTTCCCTTTTAGGAGATAAGGTTCCCTCAGGGCTTAAAATATTCCTTGCCGCCCTGGCCATAGTGGATGATCTGATTGCCATTTTGGTTATCGCGGTTTTTTATTCCTCGGAACTTCATTTTCTGTATCTGGGTTATGCAGGGGGAATATTTGTACTACTTATGGTTTTTAACCGCTTGGGGGTTAAGAATTTATTTTTTTATCTCCTGCCCGGTGCGGTGATGTGGTATTTTATACACCATTCAGGGATTCATGCCACGATAGCCGGAGTGCTTACGGCCTTAACGCTTCCCACTAACCAAGAAGACAAGGATTCCCCTTTGGAAAAGCTGGAACATGCTTTGGCTCGTCCGGTAAATTTTATCATCATGCCTGTTTTTGCACTGGCCAATACTAACATCGCTTTTGAATCCGAAATGCTGCAGGGACTTACCGGTAATCTCGGACTTGGAATTATTCTGGGGCTTGTCCTGGGCAAACCCATTGGTATCTTTGTAATGTCATGGCTCTCGGTGAAGATCAGGGCTGCTGATCTGCCTGCTCAGACCACATGGACTCATGTACTTGGACTGGGGCTTTTAGGCGGAATCGGCTTTACCATGTCCATCTTTATAGCACTATTGTCTTTTCAGGAGCAGGCCTATCAGAATGAAGCTAAGTTTGCCATATTAACAGCCTCTGTACTTGCCGGTGCAGCAGGCTTTATCCTGCTGAGCTCGTATAATAAAAATAAACAGGAACAGTAG
- a CDS encoding efflux RND transporter periplasmic adaptor subunit: protein MKRIFMLMSLCALVFAGCNSKKEGEKEEKTKFLVTAPIQKDTIITKDYVSQIHSIQHIEIRAQERGYLEKIYVDEGQMVKKGQLLFKIMPALYEAELKKSKAEVSFTSIEYQNAKKLADEKVVSPNELAMAKAKLEKADAEMALSRVHLQFTEIRAPFDGIIDKFHVRQGSLVDEGELLTELADNSSMWVYYNVPESEYLDYQEQTDKRGKMKVNLLMANNKKFQYPGVVETIEADFDNETGNIPFRATFPNPKRLLRHGETGSIQMPIELKNAMLIPQKATFEVLDKKYVYVIDKNNAVKSREVVIAAEMPHLFVIKQGLSIHDKILLEGLRLVKENQKIDYEVVKPQSVISNLELYAE from the coding sequence ATGAAAAGAATTTTCATGCTCATGTCTTTATGTGCATTAGTTTTTGCAGGCTGCAACTCTAAAAAAGAAGGAGAAAAAGAGGAAAAAACCAAATTTCTGGTTACTGCTCCAATTCAAAAAGATACTATCATTACAAAAGATTACGTATCGCAGATACATTCCATACAGCATATTGAAATAAGGGCCCAAGAACGCGGCTATTTAGAAAAAATCTATGTCGATGAAGGACAGATGGTCAAAAAGGGACAGCTATTATTTAAAATTATGCCGGCACTCTACGAAGCGGAACTAAAAAAATCCAAAGCAGAGGTAAGTTTCACCTCCATTGAATACCAAAATGCAAAAAAACTGGCGGATGAAAAAGTAGTTTCTCCAAACGAACTTGCTATGGCCAAAGCGAAGCTGGAAAAAGCAGATGCTGAAATGGCTTTAAGCAGAGTCCATCTTCAGTTTACTGAAATCAGGGCACCTTTTGACGGCATAATAGACAAGTTTCACGTGCGCCAGGGAAGTCTGGTTGATGAAGGCGAACTGCTTACAGAACTGGCAGACAACAGCTCTATGTGGGTGTATTACAATGTTCCGGAATCTGAATATTTGGATTATCAGGAACAAACAGATAAAAGAGGCAAAATGAAAGTCAATCTGCTAATGGCCAATAACAAAAAATTCCAATACCCTGGAGTTGTAGAAACTATTGAAGCCGATTTTGACAATGAAACAGGAAATATTCCTTTTAGAGCCACTTTTCCAAATCCAAAAAGATTATTGAGACACGGAGAAACAGGAAGCATCCAGATGCCGATAGAACTGAAAAATGCTATGCTTATCCCTCAGAAAGCCACATTTGAAGTTTTGGACAAGAAATATGTATATGTAATTGACAAAAACAATGCCGTAAAATCCAGAGAGGTTGTTATTGCCGCGGAAATGCCTCACCTATTTGTAATAAAACAAGGTTTGTCAATTCACGATAAAATTCTTTTAGAGGGGCTTCGTCTTGTAAAAGAAAATCAGAAAATAGACTACGAAGTGGTAAAACCCCAGTCGGTTATCTCCAATTTAGAACTCTATGCAGAATAA
- a CDS encoding chloride channel protein — MIKIVLKHLLKVKHILIEGQRKLTRKQFIFLSSVLIGIIAAFAVIFLKAFAHWVFSFAAYINAIVKLSFINSILPLIGILLTVLVVNRILGGSLEKGTSQILYIVARKASIIPKKQMYAQIMTSSLTVGLGGSAGLESPIVITGAAFGSNFAQQFKLSYQERTLLIGCGVAAGIAAAFNAPIAGVLFAVEVLLVDVTIAAFTPIMIAAATGALVSAVVLNENILLVFREKQTFDYHNIPFYVLLGLFTGLTAVFYARKFLKTEHFFAHLKFGPYKKALIGGAVLGILIFVFPTLFGEGYESIKILADKNPGALLKNTLFEQYSDSSWILLAFVGFSMFLKAFASGITLGSGGNGGNFAPSLFLGSYAGYFFSKLLNLAGLTDLPISNFTLVGMAGILSGLFHAPLTAIFLIAEITGGYDLMIPLMIVASVSFAVSKGFEKHSLDVKNLARKGNAFTSNKDSNILCTLNIEDLVKKDYLTLTADQDMEKISDLLAHCDQVVFGVVSQENELEGLVYFDDIREIIFDTSQIKNTMVKDIMLKPVQTIYLFDSMETVMNKFEKSSKIFLPVEKNGRYYGFMTKSDILESYRNRLKSMTFEY, encoded by the coding sequence ATGATAAAAATAGTCCTAAAACACCTTTTAAAAGTTAAACATATCCTTATTGAAGGACAGAGAAAATTAACCCGTAAACAGTTCATTTTTCTCTCCAGCGTACTGATTGGAATTATTGCTGCCTTCGCGGTAATATTTTTAAAGGCTTTTGCTCATTGGGTCTTTTCCTTTGCAGCTTATATCAACGCAATAGTAAAATTAAGTTTTATAAACAGCATACTTCCTTTGATCGGGATACTGCTGACTGTACTTGTGGTGAACAGGATCTTAGGAGGCAGCCTAGAAAAAGGGACTTCTCAGATCTTATACATCGTCGCGCGAAAAGCCAGCATCATCCCTAAAAAACAAATGTACGCCCAGATCATGACCAGTTCCCTTACTGTGGGGCTTGGGGGTTCGGCCGGGCTGGAGAGTCCAATTGTAATTACCGGTGCCGCCTTTGGTTCCAATTTTGCCCAGCAGTTCAAATTAAGCTACCAGGAACGGACGCTGCTCATTGGATGCGGGGTTGCAGCCGGTATTGCCGCTGCTTTTAACGCTCCTATAGCCGGTGTGCTTTTTGCTGTCGAGGTGCTGCTGGTAGATGTTACAATCGCGGCTTTTACCCCTATTATGATTGCCGCTGCAACAGGCGCGCTTGTTTCAGCGGTGGTCTTAAATGAAAATATACTGCTGGTTTTTAGAGAAAAGCAGACATTTGACTATCATAATATTCCATTTTACGTGCTGCTGGGACTTTTTACTGGTCTTACAGCGGTTTTCTACGCCAGGAAATTTTTAAAAACAGAACATTTTTTTGCGCACTTAAAATTTGGCCCCTATAAAAAAGCTTTAATTGGAGGAGCGGTATTGGGAATTCTGATTTTTGTTTTCCCCACCCTGTTTGGTGAAGGTTATGAAAGCATCAAAATCCTAGCCGATAAGAACCCGGGAGCACTTTTAAAAAACACACTCTTTGAGCAATACAGCGACAGCAGCTGGATACTGCTGGCTTTCGTTGGATTTTCAATGTTCCTAAAAGCTTTTGCTTCCGGGATAACCCTTGGAAGCGGCGGGAACGGCGGGAACTTTGCTCCTTCTTTATTTCTGGGTTCCTATGCTGGATACTTCTTTTCAAAGCTGTTAAATCTGGCCGGTTTAACCGATCTTCCGATAAGCAACTTTACCCTTGTAGGGATGGCAGGAATTCTCAGCGGGCTGTTTCATGCCCCGCTGACAGCGATTTTTCTTATTGCCGAAATAACGGGAGGCTACGATCTGATGATACCCCTTATGATTGTGGCTTCGGTGAGCTTTGCTGTTTCAAAAGGTTTTGAAAAACATTCTCTCGATGTAAAAAACCTTGCCAGAAAAGGAAATGCCTTCACCAGCAATAAAGACAGCAATATTTTATGCACGCTCAATATTGAGGATCTTGTAAAAAAAGATTATTTAACCCTTACAGCAGATCAGGATATGGAAAAGATTTCCGATCTGCTGGCACACTGCGATCAGGTGGTTTTTGGAGTAGTGAGCCAGGAGAATGAGCTCGAGGGACTGGTTTATTTTGATGACATCAGAGAAATCATTTTTGATACTTCTCAAATTAAAAATACAATGGTAAAAGATATAATGTTAAAGCCGGTTCAAACTATCTATCTTTTTGACAGCATGGAAACCGTCATGAATAAATTTGAGAAAAGCAGTAAAATATTTCTCCCTGTGGAAAAAAACGGCAGGTATTATGGTTTTATGACTAAATCAGATATTTTGGAATCCTACCGAAACAGGCTTAAATCCATGACATTTGAATACTAA